One segment of Triticum aestivum cultivar Chinese Spring chromosome 2A, IWGSC CS RefSeq v2.1, whole genome shotgun sequence DNA contains the following:
- the LOC123184335 gene encoding uncharacterized protein produces the protein MKKIIAITAMMLATAFIVAAEQEAGACIVETSDVPGAANPCICSENCACAGKCILNAGDGAGDVQTCFVECVLKNGCGGCPVPWTRPLPATLDQTLSLKVTRPKPSQRFHGREMLRIIFDVEPHGTDTPVIEVYLYVPEGKDTSDSSQHYLLTFPQKPSDPGAIMDIRGVLRQIGADDGDETIEVLFVPKAWGERVTITSVKIE, from the coding sequence ATGAAGAAGATAATTGCCATCACCGCCATGATGCTGGCCACCGCCTTCATCGTGGCGGCCGAGCAAGAGGCGGGAGCCTGCATTGTGGAGACATCCGACGTCCCTGGCGCCGCAAATCCCTGCATCTGCTCCGAGAACTGCGCCTGCGCCGGCAAGTGCATCCTGAATGCCGGCGACGGCGCGGGTGACGTCCAGACCTGCTTCGTCGAGTGCGTGCTGAAGAACGGCTGCGGCGGCTGCCCAGTACCCTGGACAAGACCCCTCCCGGCCACCTTGGACCAGACCCTGAGCCTGAAAGTGACAAGGCCTAAGCCCTCGCAGAGATTCCACGGGAGGGAGATGCTTCGCATCATCTTCGACGTCGAGCCCCATGGCACGGACACCCCAGTGATTGAGGTGTACTTATATGTGCCGGAGGGCAAAGATACTAGCGACAGCTCCCAGCACTACTTGCTTACGTTTCCGCAGAAGCCAAGCGACCCGGGGGCAATCATGGACATACGCGGCGTGCTGCGGCAAATAGGAGCGGACGACGGCGACGAGACCATTGAGGTGTTGTTCGTGCCCAAGGCCTGGGGAGAAAGGGTTACTATAACCAGTGTCAAGATCGAGTAG
- the LOC123184334 gene encoding dirigent protein 11: MASGAQAAKMVALSMMLAILLATTADSNPQPDGTCSVECACAEQCSRQYPRIDDDPPFKITPVCTHRTEHELYARLYLHHTFQGEYRNQHKVLSSVFQNEFGSLVANDWVITDEPGRDTKVVAHAKGIHIQAGMDTEDYYVSFNMVFDDGRFKGSTLQVMGTVVAEGEWAILGGTGEFALARGVIYKTYSKYINQVGDVIELDIHCLYTAMERSKGTYWALEA, translated from the exons ATGGCTTCTGGCGCTCAAGCAGCGAAGATGGTTGCACTGAGCATGATGCTGGCCATCCTGCTCGCCACCACGGCCGACTCCAATCCCCAGCCAGACGGCACCTGCTCCGTGGAGTGCGCCTGCGCCGAGCAGTGCAGCCGCCAGTACCCTCGCATCGACGATGACCCCCCTTTCAAGATCACTCCTGTCTGCACACACCGCACGGAGCACGAGCTCTACGCTCGCCTCTACCTGCACCATACTTTTCAAGGGGAATATAGGAACCAACACAAAGTATTGAGCAGTGTGTTCCAAAATGAATTTGGATCCTTGGTTGCTAATGATTGGGTCATCACGGACGAACCTGGCCGTGACACCAAGGTTGTGGCTCACGCAAAGGGCATCCATATCCAGGCCGGAATGGACACCGAAGACTACTATGTTTCTTTCAACATGGTGTTCGATGATGGCAG GTTTAAAGGGTCGACGCTTCAAGTCATGGGAACCGTTGTCGCGGAAGGTGAATGGGCTATTCTGGGTGGAACAGGAGAATTTGCATTAGCTCGTGGAGTTATTTATAAAACCTACTCGAAATACATTAATCAAGTGGGTGATGTGATTGAACTTGACATTCATTGTCTTTACACTGCTATGGAAAGGTCAAAG GGTACTTATTGggcattggaggcatga